A genomic region of Runella rosea contains the following coding sequences:
- a CDS encoding BatA domain-containing protein: MQFLFPTFLWSLLAVGIPIAIHLFNFRRTRRVFFSNVSLLKNVEMETSSFRRLKQYLILATRVLAISALVFAFAQPYLPSKNKAGTNAQSVTSAYIDNSFSMQNEDNNQRYLDIATGKLDQLLTLFRNATRLQLITNDFSPEEQQLTTTDRIKDRLTTLKLAHTPRNFASIYKRQANLLGRYAGSGKNQLFWFSDFQKSTAGDLSNLKVDSLNRLYIIPVQTTASQNVYVDSVWLNTPFVREFQNNVLYVRVSNAGNDDVRNLVVKLYLDDVQVSTAPVNLAPKGAATTAFNFNVRGKGFKRGRVTFDDLPITFDNEYFFVLNASPLIRVLHVAGQPNPARSVEKVFANDSLFTLRTVSANNADIGLLKQSDLVILESVERVEGAMRSEIENFTKRGGSVLVIPPSNPDMVSYGGFLSSLGVGGLQERPSDEAIPLANPERGSPFFSDVFEQSVRQENLELPVSKPVWQWQPGGAKLLSLRSGDIFLSQSVIQRGKVYVMANPLSESFGSFAQNALFVPVMYKIAAQSVREQRTAYSFDENTVSLTVPESSQNTIFKLKKDKIELIPVQRLNGNQLTLELPKSNQLNANQDLDAGYYELQKDGQTIQLLAFNHDNLESQLDYYTPAELRKLFANQPNVQVFDNVADGDFVKEFQKQNVGVSLWSYFLWAALLFLLLEILVIRFVK; encoded by the coding sequence TCATTCTGGCCACCCGGGTTTTGGCCATCTCCGCCTTGGTTTTTGCGTTTGCACAACCTTATTTACCTAGTAAAAACAAAGCGGGAACCAACGCCCAAAGCGTAACGAGTGCCTACATCGATAATTCGTTTTCGATGCAAAATGAGGACAATAATCAACGGTATCTCGACATAGCTACGGGAAAATTAGACCAATTGTTGACGCTTTTTCGTAACGCAACACGACTGCAACTTATCACCAATGATTTCAGTCCTGAGGAACAGCAATTGACGACCACCGACCGCATCAAAGATCGCTTGACGACCCTGAAATTGGCGCATACACCACGCAATTTTGCGAGCATTTACAAGCGTCAGGCCAATTTATTGGGGCGGTATGCGGGCAGCGGAAAAAATCAATTATTCTGGTTTTCTGATTTTCAAAAAAGCACCGCTGGCGACCTGTCAAATCTTAAGGTAGATTCGCTTAATCGACTGTATATCATACCTGTACAAACGACTGCTTCCCAAAACGTGTACGTTGATTCGGTGTGGCTAAATACGCCTTTTGTACGTGAGTTTCAAAACAATGTGCTCTATGTACGGGTGAGCAATGCAGGCAATGATGACGTGCGGAATCTGGTCGTTAAGCTGTATTTAGACGATGTTCAAGTATCTACTGCTCCCGTCAATTTAGCTCCTAAAGGTGCCGCAACCACCGCTTTTAACTTCAACGTTCGGGGCAAAGGCTTTAAACGCGGTCGGGTAACCTTTGACGATTTACCAATTACGTTTGACAACGAATACTTTTTTGTGCTCAATGCCTCGCCGCTCATTAGGGTCCTTCACGTGGCGGGCCAACCTAATCCTGCCCGCTCCGTAGAAAAGGTGTTTGCCAACGACAGCTTGTTTACCCTTCGGACCGTGAGCGCCAATAATGCCGATATTGGTCTCCTGAAACAGTCTGATTTGGTGATTTTGGAAAGTGTAGAGCGGGTGGAAGGCGCGATGCGCAGTGAAATTGAGAATTTCACGAAGCGCGGAGGAAGCGTGTTGGTCATTCCGCCATCCAACCCTGATATGGTTTCGTACGGCGGTTTTTTGTCGTCGTTGGGCGTGGGTGGATTGCAAGAACGGCCCTCTGATGAAGCCATTCCGTTGGCCAATCCAGAGAGGGGAAGTCCTTTTTTTAGTGATGTTTTTGAACAATCTGTTCGGCAGGAAAATCTCGAATTGCCCGTTTCCAAGCCCGTTTGGCAGTGGCAACCGGGCGGGGCAAAATTGCTTTCCTTACGCAGCGGTGACATATTTTTGAGCCAGTCGGTCATTCAGCGCGGCAAAGTGTACGTGATGGCAAATCCTTTGTCGGAGTCATTTGGGAGTTTTGCCCAGAATGCCCTGTTTGTGCCAGTAATGTACAAAATTGCAGCGCAGAGCGTACGTGAGCAGCGCACCGCCTATTCTTTCGACGAAAATACCGTCTCGCTTACCGTGCCTGAATCATCCCAAAATACCATCTTTAAACTCAAAAAGGACAAAATTGAGTTGATTCCCGTTCAACGGCTCAATGGCAATCAATTGACGTTGGAGTTGCCCAAAAGCAACCAATTGAATGCCAATCAAGACTTGGATGCGGGCTATTATGAACTTCAGAAAGACGGCCAAACAATTCAACTGTTGGCTTTTAACCATGATAATCTGGAATCACAATTGGATTATTATACCCCCGCCGAACTACGTAAACTGTTTGCCAATCAGCCCAATGTGCAGGTTTTTGACAATGTAGCCGATGGTGATTTTGTAAAAGAATTTCAAAAACAAAACGTCGGTGTCAGCCTTTGGAGTTATTTCCTTTGGGCCGCGCTGCTCTTCTTATTACTGGAAATTCTGGTGATTCGGTTTGTGAAGTAG
- a CDS encoding potassium transporter KefB, producing MTKRNHLTTSPIHPASLVKPMLLGAGIALTVITIFLLGVREPNPEWGKLWMLRPLIIVPLAGAMGGAFFFLMDYQRQRGNWSKILTYLVSLIGFFFVLWIGIVLGLDGTLWD from the coding sequence ATGACCAAGAGAAACCATTTAACAACATCGCCAATCCATCCCGCTTCTTTGGTGAAACCCATGTTGCTGGGTGCAGGGATTGCCCTCACCGTGATCACCATCTTTCTGCTTGGAGTCAGAGAGCCTAATCCAGAATGGGGAAAGCTATGGATGCTTAGACCACTCATTATTGTACCGTTGGCGGGTGCCATGGGAGGCGCATTTTTTTTTCTCATGGATTATCAGCGTCAGCGGGGCAATTGGTCAAAGATTTTGACATACCTAGTGAGCTTGATTGGATTCTTCTTTGTGCTGTGGATTGGAATTGTGTTGGGATTGGACGGCACGTTGTGGGACTAA
- a CDS encoding MBL fold metallo-hydrolase: MSLIAAFQKDEVLLHDIEQHRQNTEGFRIWWLGQSGFLIQWQNKHLLFDPYLSDSLSVKYAATDKPHTRMSERAIAPALLTMIDVVTSSHNHTDHLDAETLGPLFAANPDLQFVIPEANRAFVGERLKCAVDWPIGLNDGESVVVGGFKLYGVPAAHNALERDAEGRCKFMGFVAEFGGYRVYHSGDTLWYDGIVDVLKPFAVDVAFLPINGNKPERRVAGNLSAEEAARLGVEIGAKLVIPHHYDLFTFNTEDPQEFIKQAKLYGTPHRVLNIGEGARVE; encoded by the coding sequence ATGTCCCTGATTGCCGCTTTCCAAAAAGACGAAGTACTTCTTCACGATATTGAACAGCACCGCCAAAATACCGAAGGTTTCCGAATTTGGTGGCTGGGCCAAAGTGGTTTTTTGATTCAGTGGCAAAACAAACACTTGCTTTTTGACCCTTATTTGTCGGATTCTTTGTCGGTGAAATATGCCGCAACCGATAAACCCCACACGCGCATGAGTGAGCGGGCCATAGCCCCTGCGTTGCTTACCATGATTGATGTAGTGACTTCTTCGCACAACCACACCGACCATTTGGATGCCGAGACGTTAGGCCCACTGTTTGCCGCTAACCCTGATCTTCAATTTGTGATTCCCGAAGCAAATCGCGCGTTTGTGGGTGAGCGCCTGAAGTGCGCGGTGGATTGGCCAATTGGGTTAAATGACGGCGAAAGCGTCGTTGTGGGTGGTTTTAAACTCTACGGCGTTCCGGCGGCGCACAATGCCTTGGAGCGCGATGCCGAAGGTCGTTGCAAATTCATGGGATTTGTGGCCGAGTTTGGTGGCTATCGGGTGTATCATTCGGGCGATACGCTCTGGTATGATGGTATCGTAGACGTGTTGAAGCCTTTTGCGGTCGATGTGGCTTTTTTACCCATCAATGGCAATAAGCCCGAACGCCGCGTGGCGGGAAATCTTTCGGCCGAAGAAGCCGCGCGTTTGGGCGTGGAAATAGGCGCAAAACTCGTTATTCCGCACCATTATGATTTGTTTACGTTTAACACCGAAGACCCGCAGGAGTTTATAAAACAAGCAAAATTATACGGGACCCCGCATCGAGTCTTGAATATTGGGGAAGGGGCGAGGGTTGAATAG
- a CDS encoding SMI1/KNR4 family protein yields the protein MAFPVEVKYIIETEQEIGLVFPPCFKVKMKKENGGELMTEEDDWQLFPFFDKSDKKRMSRTCNHLVLETKQARKWGNFPNEGIAIASNGCGDFLLLLPTKKDSKILSDEIFLWLHETGKIEKVADTIDELNDN from the coding sequence ATGGCCTTCCCAGTAGAGGTAAAATATATAATTGAAACAGAACAAGAAATTGGGCTTGTCTTCCCCCCCTGTTTCAAAGTAAAAATGAAAAAAGAAAATGGTGGGGAATTAATGACTGAAGAGGACGACTGGCAATTGTTCCCTTTTTTCGATAAATCTGACAAAAAGAGAATGAGCAGGACTTGTAATCACTTAGTTTTAGAAACTAAACAAGCAAGAAAATGGGGTAATTTTCCAAATGAGGGAATTGCAATTGCCTCTAATGGTTGCGGTGATTTCCTATTACTTTTACCGACAAAGAAGGACAGTAAAATTTTAAGTGATGAAATTTTTCTATGGCTTCACGAGACGGGTAAAATTGAAAAAGTAGCAGATACAATTGACGAATTAAATGATAATTAA
- a CDS encoding DMP19 family protein, with translation MKISIDNTQNLTSFDFIEMLSTELWDDDNIYLIDDPKKEDIPDYFYITAYLLQFDTELQMSGLTTLLTNSSTYNFENTLNSFKKIGSIKLANCLQDILDTLNKFGMTPAKMRDRFLKGSEDFSEYSIITTGQFFKENDLLEELKIHEDELFNIYSQIWIDLESYLINIRGK, from the coding sequence ATGAAAATATCCATTGATAATACGCAAAATTTAACATCATTTGACTTTATTGAAATGCTTTCAACTGAGTTATGGGACGATGACAATATATATTTAATTGACGATCCGAAGAAAGAAGATATACCTGACTATTTTTATATTACTGCTTATCTTCTTCAATTTGACACAGAACTCCAAATGTCAGGCCTCACTACATTATTAACAAATTCCTCTACCTACAATTTTGAAAATACATTAAATAGCTTTAAAAAAATCGGAAGCATAAAGCTTGCAAATTGCTTACAAGACATATTAGATACTTTGAATAAATTTGGAATGACACCTGCAAAAATGCGTGACAGATTTTTAAAAGGTTCTGAGGATTTTTCAGAATATTCAATTATCACAACAGGGCAGTTTTTTAAAGAAAATGATTTGCTTGAAGAATTAAAAATTCACGAAGACGAACTGTTTAACATTTATTCACAAATTTGGATAGACTTAGAAAGCTATTTAATCAACATAAGAGGGAAGTAA
- a CDS encoding DUF2185 domain-containing protein, translating into MTTKDFKLKAEEIVELVPAMGGCFATDKITVEGMKVGYMYREESDEQMDSGWSFFSGTEDQEYVDNPDNLMIYNVNTIANYDRAIIPYLDYPFGSELERVEGTDTFKLLT; encoded by the coding sequence ATGACCACGAAGGACTTTAAATTAAAAGCAGAAGAAATCGTTGAATTAGTTCCTGCTATGGGAGGCTGTTTTGCAACAGACAAAATAACTGTGGAGGGAATGAAAGTTGGTTATATGTATCGTGAAGAATCAGACGAACAAATGGATAGTGGTTGGAGTTTTTTTTCAGGGACAGAAGACCAAGAATATGTTGACAATCCAGACAACTTAATGATTTATAATGTAAATACCATTGCAAACTACGACAGAGCAATCATTCCATATTTAGACTATCCATTCGGTAGTGAATTAGAAAGGGTTGAGGGGACAGACACTTTTAAACTACTTACGTAA